A genomic stretch from Seriola aureovittata isolate HTS-2021-v1 ecotype China chromosome 13, ASM2101889v1, whole genome shotgun sequence includes:
- the LOC130180585 gene encoding uncharacterized protein LOC130180585, with the protein MDEKARSKSTIFIRLNPSECEHLKPLSVYSKMITGDQKASLDEPRKFSNPFINFKIEVVNNCVKKRKLEHSSPDDGYESPAKRSFSPEALSPDLGCFVDDYSPPGRPDSGISASIEKTDALRSEIKETVNSKLCSEHVGCGTSTEPKGYKGTKPRSFKHEEVVLNLAPAFDGDVDDMLCLNPVGTHSAGGFSKNVKSCKSSSLFQNNPVLISTVAHGRELERRDGQVDEERAGLKKEMHLNAKDEEADKGYFSMSYIKDPKTGKSPRQLSTAAFSSLHRIGEVEGPQDEYHPESSSEQAMLCEQHNSFPESDLSPIVSGPLESVNSDSLDGDVDDMWKIGPPIFESSLCHSVAVKLNADSEKSRQVTEEVRADVMEPIDVCHTTHGGEEATLDSSYETTLPLQVRVKSVVMVPNQHTTSKPGAFALPDQKAKPTRLKPYERVSQSVECVRRSQRPTMFDTKVDWEHGRRSYVHAVTRHMTEKPGTAKDVMSELLNLMTHVADQSANLRERQWQHPSDLTKRNYQRRWGNITPTISLDEWQAKNCTAHKRFAQVPKIFERSPFP; encoded by the exons ATGGATGAAAAGGCACGCTCAAAGAGCACCATTTTCATAAGGCTCAATCCGTCTGAATGTGAACACTTGAAACCTCTTTCTGTGTATTCAAAGATGATCACAGGTGACCAAAAAGCCAGTCTGGATGAGCCAAGAAAGTTTTCAAATCCATTTATAAACTTTAAAATTGAAGTAGTGAACAACTgtgtgaaaaaaaggaaattagaACATTCCAGTCCCGATGATGGTTATGAGTCTCCAGCCAAAAGGTCCTTTAGTCCAGAGGCTTTGTCCCCAGACCTTGGGTGCTTCGTGGATGACTACAGCCCCCCTGGAAGACCGGACTCAGGCATCTCTGCATCAATAGAGAAGACAGATGCTCTTAGgagtgaaataaaagaaactgtGAACTCTAAGCTATGCTCTGAACATGTGGGTTGTGGGACCTCAACAGAGCCAAAGGGTTATAAGGGGACCAAGCCACGCAGTTTTAAGCATGAGGAGGTGGTCTTAAATCTGGCACCTGCTTTTGACGGTGACGTTGACGACATGTTGTGTCTCAATCCTGTTGGCACTCATTCTGCTGGAGGattttctaaaaatgtaaaGAGCTGCAAGAGTAGCAGCCTATTTCAAAATAACCCAGTCTTAATTTCCACTGTGGCACATGGACGAGAATTGGAAAGACGAGATGGGCAAGTGGACGAAGAACGAGCGGGGCTGAAGAAAGAGATGCATCTAAATGCAAAAGATGAGGAAGCAGACAAGGGTTATTTCTCCATGTCCTATATTAAGGACCCTAAAACAGGGAAGAGCCCCCGTCAGCTGTCCACAGCTGCCTTTAGCTCCCTGCACAGGATAGGTGAGGTTGAGGGGCCACAGGATGAATACCATCCTGAAAGTTCATCTGAACAAGCTATGCTGTGTGAACAGCACAATTCTTTCCCAGAGAGTGATTTGTCTCCAATTGTTAGTGGACCACTGGAGTCTGTGAACTCAGATTCCTTAGATGGTGATGTTGACGATATGTGGAAGATCGGACCCCCGATATTTGAATCATCGTTGTGCCACAGCGTCGCAGTGAAGTTAAATGCTGATAGTGAGAAAAGTAGACAGGTGACAGAGGAGGTGCGCGCAGATGTGATGGAGCCTATCGATGTGTGTCACACCACACACGGTGGGGAGGAAGCCACTTTAGACTCCAGTTATGAAACCACCTTACCTCTCCAAGTACGG GTGAAATCAGTTGTGATGGTTCCCAACCAGCACACCACCAGTAAACCAGGGGCATTTGCTCTGCCAGATCAGAAGGCTAAACCTACCAGGCTAAAACCGTATGAGAGAGTTTCCCAGAGTGTTGAATGTGTCCGCAGGAGTCAAAG gccgACGATGTTTGACACAAAGGTGGACTGGGAACATGGAAGAAGGAGTTATGTTCATGCTGTCACCAGACACATGACTGAGAAACCAGGAACAGCCAAAG ATGTCATGTCTGAGCTGTTAAACCTGATGACCCATGTGGCGGACCAGAGCGCCAacctcagagagagacagtggcAGCATCCATCGGACCTTACAAAAAG GAATTATCAGAGACGATGGGGCAATATCACTCCGACAATCTCTCTGGATGAATGGCAGGCAAAGAACTGTACAGCCCATAAACGATTTGCACAGGTCCCAAAGATTTTTGAGAGGAGTCCATTTCCTTAA